A genomic segment from Candidatus Sysuiplasma acidicola encodes:
- a CDS encoding type II toxin-antitoxin system VapC family toxin, with product MDYIDTSVVLSRINPNDANHPSGMRLIEQSRDMVVSAITLLEMKSVFSRTTKLTEEEIEAYLRHVDEIGIESKIANFNRVFTRALEISFCLKMKTLDVLHLAACLEIGAEVFVSLDQEFESRAREISNLGITVRTSRDIDL from the coding sequence ATGGATTACATAGACACAAGTGTTGTCCTCTCACGCATCAACCCGAATGACGCAAACCATCCATCAGGAATGCGGCTAATCGAACAGTCTAGGGACATGGTGGTTTCCGCGATTACGCTTCTTGAGATGAAATCGGTATTTTCGAGAACCACAAAGCTGACAGAAGAGGAAATAGAAGCCTACCTGCGACATGTGGATGAGATTGGCATTGAAAGTAAGATTGCGAACTTTAACCGGGTTTTCACACGGGCATTAGAGATATCCTTCTGCTTGAAGATGAAAACACTCGACGTATTGCATTTGGCGGCATGTCTCGAAATAGGAGCTGAGGTCTTTGTCTCCCTCGATCAGGAGTTTGAATCACGGGCACGTGAAATCAGCAACCTGGGTATCACTGTCAGAACATCACGAGATATTGATTTGTGA
- a CDS encoding DUF3494 domain-containing protein, protein MAIGSYAYTITGIAGYSNSPSSGTVTVNGTSQNVTVMFSTSSTSIASVDLGTAGNFAILGKTGISTTGTTKIVGNLGVSPAAATYITGFGLIMSSTGQFSTSSVVTGKAYASNYASPTPSMLTTSVDNMMTAYTNAAGRTNPNYVNLGAGNIGGMTLGPGLYKWSTGLLIPTSATLAGNSSAVWIFQISGKLTVANGAHIILSGGARAKNIFWQVAGGATIGTTVSIYGIILSQTAITINTGSTLNGRALAQSDVTLNADNVTSPTGVSNIATTTFTVTITESGLPSGSTWFVNITGMASSGPITATSYSTILGNGTYAYVAGTTDTAFKAPSGTFTANGSSLTHAVSFSRSSTTTTTSPTSSSSSLDLYLIAGAIIAIAAIGASIGILRHKKL, encoded by the coding sequence ATGGCAATCGGAAGTTACGCTTATACCATCACTGGCATCGCAGGTTACTCCAATTCTCCGAGTTCAGGAACTGTAACCGTAAATGGCACGTCGCAGAATGTAACAGTTATGTTCTCGACGTCTTCCACGTCAATAGCATCCGTCGACCTTGGAACAGCTGGCAATTTCGCCATTCTGGGCAAGACAGGAATATCAACAACTGGAACCACAAAGATCGTCGGAAATCTGGGTGTTAGTCCGGCCGCTGCCACATATATTACCGGATTCGGCTTAATCATGAGCTCAACCGGTCAGTTTTCCACGTCATCTGTTGTCACCGGTAAAGCGTATGCATCCAACTACGCATCTCCAACCCCGTCAATGTTAACCACATCAGTCGATAACATGATGACCGCTTACACCAATGCAGCAGGAAGAACCAATCCCAACTACGTGAACCTCGGTGCAGGAAACATCGGTGGAATGACACTCGGACCTGGTCTCTACAAATGGTCTACAGGGCTTTTAATACCAACGAGTGCAACTCTCGCCGGCAATTCAAGTGCCGTCTGGATTTTCCAGATATCTGGAAAATTAACCGTTGCTAACGGCGCACACATAATACTGAGTGGTGGAGCACGGGCCAAGAACATCTTCTGGCAGGTAGCCGGAGGAGCCACAATAGGGACAACCGTTTCTATTTATGGCATTATTCTGTCTCAGACTGCAATAACAATTAACACCGGCTCAACACTAAACGGCAGAGCACTGGCACAGTCAGATGTTACACTTAATGCAGACAATGTAACATCGCCCACAGGGGTGTCCAATATTGCGACTACAACTTTTACGGTTACAATAACGGAGTCCGGACTGCCTTCAGGTTCGACATGGTTCGTGAACATAACGGGTATGGCATCATCCGGTCCAATAACAGCGACCTCCTACTCAACCATCCTCGGGAATGGAACATATGCGTATGTTGCAGGAACAACCGACACTGCATTCAAAGCACCAAGTGGAACATTCACAGCTAACGGCTCTTCCTTAACTCACGCTGTATCGTTCTCCAGGAGCAGCACGACTACAACGACCTCACCCACTTCGTCATCCAGCAGTTTGGACCTTTACCTGATCGCGGGTGCAATAATTGCAATTGCAGCCATAGGGGCATCTATCGGAATATTGAGGCACAAGAAGCTATAG